Below is a window of Pochonia chlamydosporia 170 chromosome 7, whole genome shotgun sequence DNA.
AATTGGGAAGTGGTTTTGTAGGATCGCCTATGTTTATGATTAATGTTGAGATGGCTGCGGACGTGGTTGGGACCGAAGGGGGAAGTCATTTTCACAAGGTAGCTGGTCGTATTAGGGAGACGATCCGCAGGATACAACCGTCTGATATTGCAGCTCATTTGCATAGTATTGCGTATGAAAAATCGCCGCAGCGGATTTGGCAGGCGTTTTTGGGTCGTAGGCATGTTATGCTTACTAGTTGGGCTAGGGCTGGGGTTTATGATGTCGATTTTGGGCTGGGTTTGCTGCGGTATGTGGATGATGTTATGCCGAGTATGGATGGTATTGTTGTTGTTAAGGAGGGTGCTGGGCCGGGACGATGTGGGaatgatggaggaggaggttggaCGGAGAATGgtgtggatgttgatgttcGTATTGGGAGGGAGGATATGGAGCGGTTGTTGGAGGATTGTGCGTTGCTGCCgtgagtctggtggaactACCCAGGTAGAAAGTTGTGAATGATAAAACGAAGAGGGAGATTAATGATTCTCTTGTTTTGAGAGGTCGACTGTCCTTTACATGATCACCTGGCCATGGCAGTGGGCATGAGTTGGGTGTAAGTGGTGGTAGTAATTTTGCCCTTTTAGCACCCTAAACTTAACCATTCAATAGTGGTTATTTATAAAGGTGTATACCCTTTAATCTTTGAAATCTATGAGATGTAATTAAGTAACCATCATGCCTCGTACCATCTAGGTGGGCAATCTTCATTCCCCGGTCCCGGCCGCTGAAGGCCGGGACGAGTCAGGAGCATTAGATAGTGATTCGAACTTAAGGTAAAGGAATTCATGATAGGACATATTCAAGTGAAGGTCATGGCAAGCTTTGTAGACGATAATTTGTATTGGATATTGCTGTGAGTTGAGCTGACGACAAGGGTCCCGTCGCCGTCTACTCCAATAGCCCTAAATGCATACAGCAACAACTTGGAACGAGACATGTTTGCGCTTTCAAAGCCATTTCATCGAAACACCGCAGTTGAAGCAAACATAATTTAGAAATAGGTGCATATTCCGTGCAAGACAGCAACTTGTTCTACACGCCCTTCTACTGACGACTTGCGTAGGTGGCTCTCGCTCACTACGTCATAACATTTCGAAATGCGTTATGCTCTTGATGAATAAATAAAACCAAAGGTTGAAGAATAACTGGATTCGAACACTAAAAACGACTCATTTCATCGTTTATCGCCAAAGAAACATCACGCTTAAGTCTGCAATGGAGAACATCAAGATATTCAGCATTCCAACAGAAGCGGGAACCCACTTCCCCGGCCAGGGCCGAGCACCGGATGCAATTCTCGGTGCGAAACTCCCCCAAAAGCTAGAAGCTACCGGGCGAAGCATTCGGCAACAATCAACTCTTTTTAAAAATGATCCAAAGGCATCTGCGGCAGCAAAGTGGCGACCAGGGGCAAAGATTGGCGGAGTTCGCAATGAAGAGCACGCACTTACAGTCCTGGAGAGTACTTACAACGAACTAGTTACTTCACTCGCCGAGGACGATGATAGTTTTCTGATATTTCTAGGAGGCGACTGTTCCATACTTCAGCCTGTCTTGAGCGCCATGCATGTTCGTATGCCTAGTAGGCGTGGCGACATTGGGCTCATTTACATGGACGGTGATGTTGATCTCACTTTGCCTGCGGAAGCGGCTGCCAACATAGACAGCACAGGTATTCTTGACGGTATGACCATGACGCACCTCACGCAACGAGAAGGGAGTTTGTCCAATTTACAGGGCGTACCGTTCTCATCTAGACCGGATGGCACGCCGCTTGTTGGGCCggatgatgttgtgttttTCGGGTTTGACCCGTTACAACCATCTTCAGATCACTGGGTATATCTCCTTGAGCACGTCTTCAAAGCATATTCCCGGCCGACGGTACGAAAGGACCCTGTTGCATCTGCGTCTGCGGCCCTAGACTGGCTGGAGGAGCGACGGAGCAACATTCTCTTGCATCTAGACGTCGATGTTATTGACTGTGGGGAATTCCCGCTTGGCAATTATCCTCATTATGCGGGGCTTAAGGCTGAGGAAGCTTTTGCCGCGCTTGAGGTGTTCTTGGCGTCACCCAAGGTGAAGGCTTTGACTATTACGGAGGTGAATCCGAATAATGACCCTGACGGCCGGATGGTTgggatggtggttgatgcggTGGTTCGGGGGTTTCAGAGACGAGGAAGGGTATCATGATTGCACCGCCGTTGAAATTGAAACTGGTCGTGTTTATTTTCCCCTTATGTTCTGCGAATAGCATTGACTGTATAATCTGCCATGGATTGGACTACTGGCTATTCTGGACTTGAGTGGGCGTTGATCTGGAACATGCAGCCTGCAGGCTACTGGTGCGGGCTTGGAGGGTTACACGCACAAAATTGAATGGACGATAAAGAtatcaaaaaaaaaaaaaaaaaaaaaaaataaagCCACTGGAGAAAAAGCCATGAttgtggttggcgatgcttATTGAAGCCTCATGAGCTTGGGCCGTAGTTTGAACAGTGATTATTAGCTCTCGGAGTATCGGCACTGATTGTATTCACAGAGAAATGGACCGTCGGCCAATCGGCGTGGACACAGTTGACTGTAGAATTGAGCACTGATCCTTCGAGAGGACCAATTTGTGTAAGATATCTTGCTACAGCGCAGTAGCAGTACCTATAAGACaagaaataaaaaagaaGTGCAATATTTTGTGTCAGCAAATCCACAAATATTCGCCAGCTCATACAGAAACATTCATTCCACGGGTGCACAGCTTTTCCATCGTATCCGCATCTCCGCAGCACGCAACCGCGGGCGCGGAAGGCGCCTTCACCCAAAATGGTCAACCTTCGATCACGTCACCAGGACCATCGCTAGCGTCACCTCACGGAACTCGGCCCCTCGGTGAGCTCTCCTATCATTTGGGCCAATCAGAGGCCGAGAAACAGATTCGGTTGGTCGCTCTTTCTGATCTTGTGCACTGACGTGACAGCCTGGCGGAAGAGGTCAATCGTTTTTTGCTCGGACTCTTGCGCACTTGGCCAGATGACCGTCGGAATCTCGAGTTTGAACCGTCGTCTTTTGCATGGTGTAAATCTATTTTCTTGAAGTTATTTTTTCCTGTTGCGGCGTTGTTACAAGATGGGTTGTCGAGTGTGTCGCGCACGCAAGGTATGACTGACTgcccaaaaaagaaagctgAGCTGCGACATGCACAGTGGGAACTCGCGAGGTCACACATGAAATTTaaccaccaacaaacagGTCAAATGTGACGGTCGCCCAAATGGCTGCCGCAACTGCGAGCGACTTCAACTCGAATGTGTGGCAGACGATGGGACCACTCCAAATGGGAGCCGAAACTCGATTTCGCCCATGTCCTTGAGGAAGATCCGGACCTATCGTTCATGCCAGAGCTGTCGATTATCCAAGACAAAGTGTAATGGCGACCGGCCGAAATGCGCCAGATGTGCCGCCAAGCTCATCCAGTGCGTGTACGACGGAGGTGCTGCTCCGCGATGGACTCGCAATCTGAACCGATCGCAAGCGACTTCTgtggatgacgatgctggCAGTTCTAGCCCGACGGAGCAGGATGCCATGACGGGTGTTGCTCCCAGTGAGGTGGATGAGACTGCATCACTTCGCGGAAGCGTGAGCAAGGTATCAGACGAAGCAAACGACAAGTCGTCTATTATTGCTtctgaggctgctggtgtaTCCGTTACTGGCGCAGCATCGCAACACGGTTCCAATGAACAGCTGAGCTCACATCCGTTGGCCTGGTATGAAGCCTGCAACAAGCGGCCGCCTTCTACGTTACTGACTTGCCTGCTTGTGTGTCCAGGTTATTATCGCCAGCTCTACCGGCGACTCGGAATCTCCGCCGAGTTGTTGAGCAGTACTTCTCGAATGTCCATCCTCTCCGGTGCTTTGCCTTTGTGCATAAGCCGTCGTTTATGCGGCAGCTGGACAAGGGCTTCTCCTCCGATGACGAGTCGGCACTTTTACACATCATCTGTGCACATGGTGCAAAGTAGGTTATTTTTTATGTGTAAAATCTCATATCGAGAGCTTGTTTTGACCACATTACTTCAGATTTCTGGTACTTGGCGCCGCGCAAGGAGAGGCCAGCGCACCGCCCTCATTTTTAAAGAATGCTGGCAATCAATGGGCCAAAAGAGCTGAATATCTCATGCTGGCCAACTTTGGAAAAATATCTGTTCAAAGACTCATGGTAAGTAATACTGGCGGCGTGTGAATTGAGAACATGACATAACCGCCCTTTAGACAGCCATCCTTCTTCATGATTTCCACTTTCGACTTGGCGAATATGGGCAAGCACTCATGATTAGTGGCCTTGCTGTACGAATGGCCCATGCTTTGAAGATCAACACCGAGTACAACTCGGACATCCTTTGCACAGAAGAGAACAATAGTGCGCCTTCGGTAGCATCAAGGGAGAGTAGGCGGCGACTTATGTGGGCATGCTACGTTCTTGACGCGTGGGCCGGTAGTGGCGTGGATCAGTTGACCCTGCTACGAGAGAACGACATCAAAATTCAACTCCCAAGCAATGAGAGGAACTTTGGCCTGAGAATACCTTCCGTCACCGAAACActtggtgttggccatgTCTTGCAGTTTCTCCCACCAGCCATCGTGCCAAGAAAACCAGCGGCCAACATGGGTATCATGGCTTACTATATCCGTGTTGTGGCTCTGTGGAAGCGAATAGTCCGATATGTAAACCACTTACATGCCGGCCCACCTCCCTGGCAGCCAGATTCTCTGTTTGCTGCATTAGATGCAGACCTGCACCTCTGGCGAAGAGAGCTTCCTGATTTCGTGGAGTACTCTACCGAAACAATTTATGCTCGTCTCGATTCCAATCAGCTTGGTTCCCTGGTGCTTATTCACTGCACCTATCACCACAATTACTTAGAACTCTACAAACTCACCATGCCTGACCTTTTTAAACTTTCAAAACCCTTCACATTTCCGCCTGAGCATGATGAGTTTCTCCAGACAGCCCAAGCCAACGCCTATTATCATGCACAGCAAATTGCGGATATTCTGGCGGAAGCAGCAGAGCACGGATCGCGACTCTTATCGGACagtttgctgccatttttTGTTTACGACAGCAGTCGTGTAATGTTGTATTACGTGGCTCGCCTTCTGGACCCCAATCGACCAGACGCAGAAGTCAAACTGAGGGATGCAGTCAAGGCGGTGGAGAGCAACAACCGGGTTCTCCGCATGATGTCCACCTTGTTTCCTATAGCCCAGTCATTGGTACGTTTGGGATTTGTATATCGGGTCTCTTAAATATGGCACGCAGCTAACTGTCACCTGCAGTCCGCGACTATAGAGCGGTGGTTATCCAAGGTACAGCAAACAGTTGCTCGAGACGACCTCTTGAGTAgtcttgaagatgatgaccaTCTCGAATCTCATCGCCCAGTCATGTAAGTTCATGAAACATTGACGACGAAGGGTACGACAGCACTAATACTTTTGAGGCATAGGTCCAACGGGAACCAGGACAGGACTGCAGAGTATGTGCTGCCccctctttctctccatTCATTGGCTCGGTCCGGAGCCGGTGAGTCGGGTGGCATCGACGGTGAAGTAGCCTCCCGAACGGCGAGCTGGAGCACGCAGAATCCCCATGCCGGAGGGCCGGCGTCATGGGATGGAACCAGTGCTGCAGCCCATCAACTCGTAGGGCTTAGCCAGGAACAGTCGGTTCGATCCAGCTTGCAGCATGAACGACCAGTCCCCGTCCATCCATTTCGTAAGGTTGCACCATCGCAACCCATGTGCAACGCCTTGGACCTGGACGACTTGCAAAACTTTTTGTCGTGGGATATGTACGGAATCATGGAAATGGGCGGTTCCGTGTCCAacgaggacatggacgactCCGTATCTCAATCTTGGACTGGAGCTATCTGACGCGATCTATTTGATGTTTGGTTTCAAAATGAAGGGTGCTCGGAGCCGTCGCCTCGAGATGCCGGCAGACTCAAGCGTTGATATCGGCCGGGTCGCCTAATCCATTGATGCTCGCACGCAATTATGGTGGACCATTGTGAGTTCGTCTTATTTGATTGGCCCGCATCTTTTGTCTGCTCCGCAAACTCCATCTCGGAGCATCGCCGACCAAGCTTCACCCTCAAAACCGCCACACTCGGCTGCCTTTAAACCGGACACCCACATGGCAAGGTACTGTCTATTATATAATGTCGCTTCGGCCATTTTCTTCCCGGTGCATCTTCAGGTTGCTCTGGGAAATTGATTCAAGGTGAACTCGGCACCGATACAGGAATCATGGCGCCAAAGAGAAATGTCTTGCTCATGATTGCCGATGACCTCGGTCGTGAGCAAATCGGCACATACGGATGCAAGGCACTACAGACACCGAGTCTCGACTCACTTGCGGCATCCGGGTCCCGTTTTGACATGGCCTTTGCCAGCACAGCCTCATGCAGCGGCAGCAGAACAACCATATACACTGGGCTGCACACCCATGAAAATGGTAGCTACGGACTGGTATTGGAACGCAACGGATTTCAAACATGGAAACATGTAGAAACTGCTCCGCAGGTATTCAATGATATTGGCTACAAGACTGGTATCTTGGGCAAGATCCATGTTGCGCCTGAGGAGAGATATCCTTGGCAAACGCGCAAAGAGAGCGACTCGCGAAACACGGCCATGATTGCTGATCAAGCTGAGGAGTTCTTTGCCGAGGCCAAAAAAGAAGACCGCTCGTTTTATCTTACAATTGGCTACGTCGATCCTCATCGAGTTTTGGCTAGCCGTGGTGGATTTGGAAATGAGGATGGCAACTACGATGCCCGCCTAAAAGATCGCATTTTCAGCCCGGATGAAGTGGAAGTTCCGCACTTTATGCAGGACCTTCCGGCCGTTCGACAAGAACTGGCAGAATACTACCGTTCCATCCACCGAATGGACCAGGGAATTGGTCTTGTTTTGGACGCTCTTGAGCGACAGGGCTTGGCGGATGAGACGCTAGTATTATTCCTGAGTGACAACGGACCGCCATTCGTCAACTCAAAGACTACCCTTTACGATGCCGGTGTACGGTTACCGTTCATCATCCGTGTGCCCGGAAAGGACACTGgtatcatcaacaagaacaTGGTGTCGTACATTGATGTGCTGCCAACATTCTTGGACTGGGCCGGCCATGGAAATCGGCAGCCTCCTGAAGGCTGCGTTGGACCTCGCCGTGGACAATCTATCATCCCCATTGTCGACTCAGCAACCAAtcaagatggatgggatcACGTCTTTGGCTCACACACTTTCCATGAAATCACTAACTATTGGCCGACGCGGTACATGCGGAATCGTCGGTACAAGTACCACCGCAATGTATGCTGGAAGCTCGATTTCCCATTCGCCATGGATCTGTATGCATCGCTATCATTTGAAGCGATGCGAAACACAAGCCCTCCAATGATTGGAAAGCGACCCCTAAAGAGTTACATCTGCCGGCCGCCAGAGGAGTTGTACGATCTGGAAGCCGACCCAGAGGAAGTGCACAACCTTGCGGGCTCGCCGGAACATGAAGGAGTGTTGAGGCAGATGCGCGAGGCAGTTGAGAAGTGGCAGATGGAGACAAAGGATCTGTGGTTGTGGAAGGATGGTGTTGCAGTGCAGCGGTTCAAGGAATTCAACTACGAGAGAGATGGACTCAAGATTCCGGATCGGTTCGACTTTGACGTTGATAATCCGGGGCTGGGGCATGTAGAAAAGAGCCTGAAACTGCACTGACGCAACTTAGTAGAGGTGGTATATTTCATAATGCAATAATTCTCACGCATGCATGTCAATTGTGCCATTTAAACATGCTAAATGCGTCACATATATCCCACCATTCTCGCCGCGGCCACACACTTCCCATCCAAGCCATAAACACAACCCAAACACCTTCATATTCCTCACCCAAAACCCGAAAATAATTAAAGCCACTATCAAAAACACCCTACCGCAAGTAAAACCACTGCTCCTCCAATTCTCCCCCCTCCCACGCAGATATCGCCTCCCCATCCATCAACCCGCGCACATAACACTCCCCCTTGAACAGATACTCATCCCCATCCGGCCGAACCACATACGGCGTCGCACCGCCGAACAAGACGCATATCTTATCACCGGGCTGTATCCCATGTGCTCCTAACCCCACGTAGCCTTGTTTCGTGGTGAATATTCTCCGCCAGGGCACAACGCACCATAACATGGTTTGATAGCGGTGGTGTGCCTCCTCATCTATACCGACCTTGTCGAATGTGGACATGGCTAACTCGGCGGTTTGCTCGTCGTGCGCCCACGTCATTGTTTCGTGGATCCATTTCCGTGATGATTCGGGAATGGGGTCTGGCGTCGTATCTTCGTGGTATGCTTTTCTTGCAAGGAGTGCCAGTTCGAGAATTTTGCGTAAACATCCACCCTGTTTGAGTGTCTCGTCATCCTGgtccatcttgtcgaggAGGTGGTTCGCCAGATGGGCCGCAAAGTCGAGCAGGTGCGTCTTTTCAGCGGGCTTGTACATCAGGATATGGGGATACATGGCCTGTCCTGCCGTGAGGGTCCATACAagtgtggtgatgaggcTATGTGGTGTTGTGTGCTTGGATTGTATTACTGATTTTTGGGCGTCGAGAAGGTTCCATGCTTGGGTGATGAGGTTTTCTGTGCTCTGGTTGACTATCCCGTCGGTTAGGGGGACGGTAGTACATTCGATTTCGTCGATGAGGATGCCCTTTAGCGGGAGGATGTCCCAGCGGAGTGAGGGCTTCGTAACGGGGTGTAGATTCTTGGACGCATGGAAGTCATAGTGCTCGAAGGGCTTGTAAGTCATGTCGCCGTGGAGATCCCACTCCCATCGTGGTGCCCATAATGGAAATACATCATC
It encodes the following:
- a CDS encoding fungal transcriptional regulatory protein (similar to Cordyceps militaris CM01 XP_006670220.1) — protein: MSLRKIRTYRSCQSCRLSKTKCNGDRPKCARCAAKLIQCVYDGGAAPRWTRNLNRSQATSVDDDAGSSSPTEQDAMTGVAPSEVDETASLRGSVSKVSDEANDKSSIIASEAAGVSVTGAASQHGSNEQLSSHPLAWLLSPALPATRNLRRVVEQYFSNVHPLRCFAFVHKPSFMRQLDKGFSSDDESALLHIICAHGAKFLVLGAAQGEASAPPSFLKNAGNQWAKRAEYLMLANFGKISVQRLMTAILLHDFHFRLGEYGQALMISGLAVRMAHALKINTEYNSDILCTEENNSAPSVASRESRRRLMWACYVLDAWAGSGVDQLTLLRENDIKIQLPSNERNFGLRIPSVTETLGVGHVLQFLPPAIVPRKPAANMGIMAYYIRVVALWKRIVRYVNHLHAGPPPWQPDSLFAALDADLHLWRRELPDFVEYSTETIYARLDSNQLGSLVLIHCTYHHNYLELYKLTMPDLFKLSKPFTFPPEHDEFLQTAQANAYYHAQQIADILAEAAEHGSRLLSDSLLPFFVYDSSRVMLYYVARLLDPNRPDAEVKLRDAVKAVESNNRVLRMMSTLFPIAQSLSATIERWLSKVQQTVARDDLLSSLEDDDHLESHRPVMSNGNQDRTAEYVLPPLSLHSLARSGAGESGGIDGEVASRTASWSTQNPHAGGPASWDGTSAAAHQLVGLSQEQSVRSSLQHERPVPVHPFRKVAPSQPMCNALDLDDLQNFLSWDMYGIMEMGGSVSNEDMDDSVSQSWTGAI
- a CDS encoding arylsulfatase (similar to Aspergillus niger CBS 513.88 XP_001391191.1), which encodes MAPKRNVLLMIADDLGREQIGTYGCKALQTPSLDSLAASGSRFDMAFASTASCSGSRTTIYTGLHTHENGSYGLVLERNGFQTWKHVETAPQVFNDIGYKTGILGKIHVAPEERYPWQTRKESDSRNTAMIADQAEEFFAEAKKEDRSFYLTIGYVDPHRVLASRGGFGNEDGNYDARLKDRIFSPDEVEVPHFMQDLPAVRQELAEYYRSIHRMDQGIGLVLDALERQGLADETLVLFLSDNGPPFVNSKTTLYDAGVRLPFIIRVPGKDTGIINKNMVSYIDVLPTFLDWAGHGNRQPPEGCVGPRRGQSIIPIVDSATNQDGWDHVFGSHTFHEITNYWPTRYMRNRRYKYHRNVCWKLDFPFAMDLYASLSFEAMRNTSPPMIGKRPLKSYICRPPEELYDLEADPEEVHNLAGSPEHEGVLRQMREAVEKWQMETKDLWLWKDGVAVQRFKEFNYERDGLKIPDRFDFDVDNPGLGHVEKSLKLH